TTGCGTCTGATCCTGATGCGCTTACAAGTCCTGCAACCTCTGCTGCAGCCTTTGCAAAGTTACCGCCACCTCTCTGGTTCATGTCTCCACATGCTTCCTCTGCACAGTCAATAACATACTCTACATCTGCTTTTTCGATTCCTGCGTTACGTACTGCATAAAGAAGAGCAAGTACACTTGTTGCTTTACTCATTAAGTTCTCGTGCATTACGTGTGCGCTTAAGTTCTGATCGATATCATGTGCACGTTTTACACATCCAACCAGCTCGTGGTTGAAGTAAAGTCCCTCTGCGTGCTCATCATTTACATATCCCTCGATCTCGGAAAGCTCTACACCGTCTTCGATCTGGGATGAAATATCTTCTGTAATGATTGGGTTTGCTGCAAACTGACCTTTGTACTTCTCTACGAAGTTCTTCTCCAGTTTTACAACTTCAAACTGGTCACTGATCTGTACCAGGAATAAGAACTCTTCCTCAGGCATGATCTCACCGTATTTTCCATAACGGCTTGCATTCTCCATCTTCTTGTCATACCATGGAGCCTCTACCTGTGCCAGCTCATCCGGATGTACATTTCCGATGTATGTCTGGTTTGGCCAGTAAGCTACACAATCCTCATATGAACGAAGATGCTCTGGTACCTCTTTTAAGTACTCTGAATCTGGATTTACGATTCTCTCTGTTGTCTGAGTTGTTCCATTATATAAAACCATGTCAGGAGTATGTGCTAAGACATAACTTGCTCCTTTAATTACACTATTCATTGTTTTCCACCTTCACCTTTCTTTAACAAAAGGGCGGAGGGGTGAACTCCGCCCTTTACGACAACATATTTTCACATAATATGCGTCTTGTCAAATTATTTAATATTTAATACTTACGATCAATAATCTTACAGATATTTACAGTATTCGTCACGGATAGCGCTCATCTCGCTAACGATATCGTCAACGTCGAGTACCATCTCCATCATGCTAACCTGCTCATCGTAAACTGCCTCATCGAACTCTGCCTTCATTTCAGGCTCGCAAACGTGATATACTGTGAGTCCAAGCTGGACCCCTGTCAATGGACCTGCGAATGTCGGATCTCCTGCTGTTACAGTCTCAGCTGCAAGACCTGCAGCTTCACCTTCTGCAGCACCAAGAACTACTACTAAGTTCTCTGCGCCGTATTCATCAGCGAAATCCTTTACTCTTTTCTGATTCTCTAAGTCCATTGCGCCTGCGCTCGTTCAGACGAAACACTCCGTAGATGAAAATACTACTTCAGCACCAGCAGTTTTTACGCACTCTGCGATAGCTGGTCCCGGAATTCCATCACGGTCTCCGATAATTATTGCTTTTTTCCCTTCAAGAATAGCCATAATTATTCTTCTCCTTTCTCTTTATTAAATATTATTAAGGTGTATATGATAAAGAATTACCTCTAAAATCTTAGATGTATTTCTTGATCATCGCTTCGATTGTCTCCGGTGTACAATCATCCTTCACAAGCTCATCTACTTTCTCTCCATCTTTGTAGATAGCCATAACCGGAAGGCCAAGAATCTTCTGACCAATTGCCAGACGACGTGCTTTTGTTGTGTTAAGAGATGTAAATTTTAATTTGTCACCATATGTATCAGCGAACTCGTGTACCTTTGGCATAAGTGCTGCACACGGAACACATCCATCTCCAAAAAAGTCTACAAATACATAACCATCTGCCTCCAGAACCTCTGTCTGGAATGTATTCTTATCTACTTCTAACATTTTAAAAATCCTCCTGAATCGAACCATACTTTGCTTTGAACATTCTTCTATGGTTCTTTTATTACAAATAATTTCATTCAAGTAAGCCAACGGAATGCCTGATTAAGCCATGCTTCTTTCTACCTGAACTGCTGCGATTGCTCCGTCAGCGGCTGCTGTAACAACCTGTCTTAAGCTCTTCACACGCACATCACCGGCTGCGTATACACCCGGGATATTGGTGTGCATATCTGCATCTGTTGGGATGTATCCTCTCTCATCCATCTCGACGCTGCCTTTGAAGATGTCTGAATTAGGAATTGTGCCGATAAATCCGAATACTCCGAACATTCCATCGTCTTCATCTGCTTCAATCTTAGTAACTTCACCGGTTTTTACGTTCTTAACTGTCATCCAGGAAAGGATTCCATCTCCTCCAACTTCCTCAACAACTGTATCCCACATAAAGTGAAGTTTGTCGTTCTTGAAAGCTTTCTCCTGAATGGATTTCGCTGCACGTAACTCATCACGTCTGTGAATAATTGTAACTTTTCTTGCAAATTTTGTAAGATACATAGCTTCCTCAACCGCGGAATCTCCACCGCCAACTACATATACTTCAAAATCTTCAAAGAAGTTCGCGTCACAAGTTGCACAGTAAGAAACTCCTCTTCCAAGGAACTCTGCCTCGCCTTTGCAACCGATCGGTCTTGCATGAGCACCTGTAGCAATGATGATATTCTTTGCCTGGTACTCACCTTTCTCACCTTTGAGCACCTTTACCTCTCCCTCAAGTGATACTTCTTTAATTGTGTCAGATACTCGCTCAGCTCCGAACTTCTTAGCCTGCTCTGTCATACGTGCGATCAGAGACGGACCAGATTCTGGCTGATCCACAACCTGTCCTGGATAATTCTCAATCTCGTCTGTGATTGAGATCTGTCCACCGTCCTGTCCTTTCTCAACAATCAAAACAGACAGGCGGCTTCTGCCTGCATAGAGACCTGCTGCTAATCCTGCAGGACCTGCACCCAGAACAATTACGTCATAAATCTTGCTCATCTTTTTTATTCCTCTTTTCTCTTTTTACATGGTTCCCCTATAATAAGCGCGCTTGTACTTATTGCCATGCATTTATAGTAACAACACATTTTTCGCTTGTCAATATCTTTCAAATATTTTTCAATATGAATTTTTATTGGAAATTTTATTTATACAATTTTTTATATATTTCAATTTTTATTTTTCACTTATCATCAAAATATGCTATGATAGAGACATCGTTTAAAAAGATTTTTCAGGAAAAGGATTATATAATTATGGGCGGAAATAATAAAGAAGCATTACAGCGTGAGAATACGATTCGTTTCATCGAGGCCGCAGAAGAACTTATTGATGAACATGGCATTGATAACGTATCTGTTCGTAAGATTGCCGAGAAAGCCGGCTTTCATAATTCCACTATTTATCTCTATTTTAAAGATGTAAACGAATTGATTCTTCTCGCTTCCATGAAGCATTTTAATGAATATAGCAAAGCGCTTGCAAGGCTGAGCAGTAAGAACTGGGATTCAACTGAGAATTTTTACTTTGTATGGAGATTCTTCGTAGAATCTATGTTAAAGAATCCGAAGATTTATTATAATTTTTTCTTCGGGAAACATGGACAGGATTTTGGCAGTCTGTTTAAGCGGTATTATGAATTATTTCCGGAGGAAGCTGACAAACTCTCACCGGACCTCATGGACATGTATTATGGAAAGAATATCCAGGAACGCTGCATGAAGCTTCTTCTCACGATCAAAGATAAGGATAACCAACTTACATCTAAGAATATCAATATGATCAACACTATCATTGTAGCCAGTGTCAAATATATACTGGAACAAAAATGTATGGAACCCGAGCTGGATTCCGATATGCTGACCCGTGATCTGATGAATATAATCGAATATACAATTTCCAAATAGTCACATCGGAAATACAATTTTCTATTATAAGAAAAAGCTGCTGTAAATTCATGACCTATGATATGCCATGAATTTACAGCAGCTTTTATTTTGTCTTCATTTTCACTGCGGATTCTTTTTCTGACCGCTGCTATCGAATGTATCCTTCATTATACGCCTGAACTTTATTAAATGCATATAACTCTGTATTTGTTGCATTTACATATGGTGTCACATAGAATACACCTGCAATTCCACACGTAATACCTGCCACGAGCGCCCAGCCAATAAATGAAAGGTCCAATATAAATGTCTCCATCTTCTGTCCATTCATCATTCGCTTGCTGATTTCAAATACCTGTTTAGAATCCATACCCGGATTTTCAGCCAGTATATATGGAACCATCCGATATTCATAGGATTTGATAATTCCAGGCACCACCAATAACAATGACCACAATGCTATATACAAATCATAAAAAAACATGGTCTTTACAACATTTCCGTAATGTCCGGACTTGAATCCATCTAATAGATTTCCAAATGTTCCTGTCATGGTACGATTTTTAATAAAGAAACTGCATCCGCCAATTTTAAATACATTTCCTGCAAAAATCGTAAATGCAACAGCTGCAAGTATTACGATCAGCGTAACTGCCACCACGACCATAGAAATCATAAAACCTCTGGCAGAATCTCCATAATAATAATCACTTCCATAATGATGATAAGAAACACTGGTGTTGTTTCCTCCGATTCTTCCGATAACAGAACTGCCGCCTCCGGTCAGCGCCGCAAGTACAAGTGACACACCAACACAAGTCCAGTAATTTCTTTTAAATATTTCTTTTGCATTACGTTTCAATAGTTCCCTTGTCCACATATCTGTTCCTCCTTTATTCACCATTCAAGATTCGTTCATTCAGATCATTCAGATAAACCCATCGGTCCATCTTCTCTTCCAACGCTTTTTCTGTCTCGTCTTTCTTCACCATAAGCTCACCAAGTTTCACAGAATTCGTTGCACTTTTCATCATCTCGCTATCTAGATCTGCAATCTTTTGTTCCAGTACTTCAATTTCTTCATCAATTGTATCAAACTCGCGCTGTTCTTTAAAGGAAAACTTCAGCTTTTTCTCTCTACGTTTCCATGCGTCCTGCGAATTTGCAGAATTATTTTCATTTTCATCTGATTCTGAATTATCTTTTCCACTTGAAGCGTTCTGTGCTTTCAGACTGGCAGAAGCATTCCCGCTTTCCGGACTTTCCAGTTCTTTGCGGATCAGGTAATCTGAATATCCTCCTTCAAACTGACGGATCACTCCATTTCCTTCGAAAGAAAAAATGCGGTTCACAGTACGATCCAGGAAATAACGGTCATGGGATACGATGATAATGATTCCATCAAATCGATCCAGATAATCTTCCAGAATGGTCAGTGTCTGAATATCCAGGTCATTGGTCGGCTCATCCAGGATCAAAACATTCGGCGAACTCATCAACACACGCAGAAGAAACAGTCTTCTCCGCTCACCACCAGATAATTTTTCAATAGGTGACCACTGCATTGCCCCATCAAACAAGAAATTTTCAAGCATCTGGGAAGCTGTGATCCTGCCATCTGAAGTCTGGATATACTCTCCTACTTCCTTAACATAATCGATGACACGCATCTTACCATCCATCTCTTCATTTTCCTGCGAGAAATACCCCATGCGGATCGTCTGGCCAATTTCTATCGTGCCGACATCCGGTTTCACATTTCCATAAATCATCTTCAAAAGTGTGGACTTTCCACAACCATTCGGTCCGATAATTCCAATCCTGTCATTTTTCAGGAAAATATACTCATAATTATCAATCAGTTTTTTATCCCCATAGGATTTGCACAGTCCGGACACTTCAATCGTCTTATTTCCCATTCGGGATGCCACCGAATCCATAGCAACACGGCGTTCTTCCTGGATATCTTTCATCTCCTGCATGGCTTTGATCCTGTCAATGTGCGCTTTCTGCTTTGTACTTCTCGCTCTCGCACCGCGGCTCAGCCACTCAAGCTCTGTACGCAACAGACTCTTTCGTTTTCTCTGAGTAGCAAGTGCCATATTCTGGCGTTCCTCTTTGAGTTTTACAAACTCCGAATAACTTCCCGGGTAATTATAAAGATTTCCATGATCTACCTCCACGATCCGATTTGCAACGCGGTCCAGAAAATAACGGTCATGCGTCACCATGAGAATTGCTCCCCTAAACCTGATCAGATACTCCTCCAGCCACTCAGACATCGCGTTGTCCAAATGGTTCGTCGGCTCGTCCAGTACCAAAATATCTGCCGGTGTCAAAAGAGCGTTCACAAGTGCCACTCTTTTCTTCTGTCCTCCGGACATATGCGACATCTTTTCTTCATAGTCTGAAAACCCAAGCTGATTCAGCATAGATTTTGCCTCTGCTTCCATCGTCCACTGATCTGTATCACTGATGATTCCACGCACTGCTGCCTGAAGTACCGTCTCTTCCTCTCCAAACACCGGTGTCTGTGGCAGATAACATATCTTTACCGTATTTCCCATACTGAGCTTTCCGGAATCGTATTCCTCCACACCAGCCACAATTTTCAAAAGTGTAGATTTTCCCATACCATTGATTCCGATGACTCCGATTTTTTCATTCTCATTTATTCCAAAAGCCACATCATCTAAAAGCACACGGTCTGTATATGCTTTTGTGACGTGTTCCATCGTCAGTAAATTCATATTGTTTCATACTCCTTCGCTTTCTTCGCGTTTTATCATTATACTACAGAAATATAAAAGATACCAGTAGCAAAAGGCAGAAGTACACTGCATAAAAAGGCGAAAAAAAGACTACTATTTTACGAATTGGGGGTTCGTAAAATAGCAGTCTTTCATTTTACATATCCTATTTCTACTCTGCTTCCCGGATTTTCTGTCTGACTTTCAAAACCATTCCCGGAGCTACTGATAATTCATCAATACCCATTTTCAAAAATGTCTCTGTCAGAGTCACATCTGCTCCGAGTTCTCCGCAGATACCGATCCATTTTCCTTCTGCATGAGCGCTCTCTGCTGCCATACGGATCATAGCAAGTACTGCCGGGTGATGAGAATCATAAAAATCCTCCAGCTTCTGATTCTGCCTGTCAATAGCCAGTGTATACTGTGTCAGATCATTTGTTCCGACACTGAAGAAATCAACTTCTTTCGCCAGTTCACGGCTTACCATAACTGCTGCCGGTGTCTCAATCATAATTCCAAGTTCTACATCTTCCCGAAAAGCTGCTCCTTCTGTGCGAAGTTCTGCTTTGACTTCCTCGACGATTTCTTTGATTTTCTTTACTTCTGCTACCGAAATAATCATCGGGAACATAATAGATATCTGTCCATAAGCGGATGCACGATAGAGCGCACGAAGCTGTGTTTTAAAAATCTCAGGTCTTGTCAGGCAAATTCGGATTGCACGATATCCAAGTGCCGGATTATCCTCTTTATCAAGTTTAAAATAATCTACCTGCTTGTCAGCTCCGATATCTAAAGTACGGATAATGACCTTTTTCCCGGCCATCGTTTCAGCAACCTTTTTGTATACTGCAAACTGCTGCTCTTCTGTCGGATAAGTATCACTTTCCAAATATAAAAATTCACTTCGGAATAATCCGATACCGCCGGCATCATTCTTAAGGACTGCTCCTACATCTGCCAGGTTTCCAATATTGGCGTAGACATTCACTTTCTGGCCACTCTTTGTCACATTCTCTTTGCCTTTGAGCTGATTCAGAAGTTCTTTCTGTTCCTGATCTTTCTTCTGCTTTTTCTGCATGGAAGCCATAGTCTCTTCATCCGGATCAATATAGACTTTTCCATCTACTCCATCTACAATTGCGACCTTACCATCATATTCTTCTTTCAATGCTTCACCAAGACCGATCACTGCCGGAATATTCATGGTTCTTGCAAGAATCGCCGTATGAGAATTAGCAGAGCCATACATGGTCACGAAGGACAACACCTTCTCTTTGTCAAGCTGAACAGTTTCACTTGGCACCAGATCATCTGCTGCAATGATCACAGGTTCATCCATCACCATAACAGTTTCATTCTGACTGGATAATGCCTGAAGGAGCCGCTCTGAGACATCTCTGACATCTGCTGCTCTTCCCTGCATATAAGCATCGTCCATAGCTTCAAAAATTGCTGCAAAGTTGTCCGCTGTCGCACCGATTGCATATTCTGCATTCACATCCTGGGTGCGAATAATATTTTCAATTGACTCTACATAGTCCGGATCCTCCAGCATTAACTGATGCGCCTCAAAAATCATGGCATTTGCCTCTCCCACATCTTCCAATGCTTTCTCATATAATCCTTTTAACAGTTCTAACGTCTTTGCTTTTGCATTCCGAAAGCGTTCTACTTCCGCCTCCACATCTTCCACACGGGTTCTCTTTATCGTAATCTCATTTCTCTTATAGAACTGGATTTTGCCAATTGCAACCCCGCCAAATACACTTTTACCTTCTAAAGTAATCATCATGATCCGACTCTCCTGTTTTCAAGATTCTCTTAATAATCCATTCCTCTGTGCTTTCCAAAAAGAAATGCTTCTTACAGGTTCTCTTTTAAAAATGTTTCAAGCTCTGCTGCTGCGATTTCTTCATCTTCACCATCTACAGTTACTGTAATCTCTGCTCCCTTTTTAGCGCCGAGTCCCATAACACCAAGAACTCCTTTTGCATTCACTTTTTTTCCTTCTGCCTCAATGTTAATATCGGACTTAAATCCTGCCGCTTTCTTTACTAACATAGTTGCTGGTCTTGCATGGATTCCTTCTGCGTCTGTAATTACATATTTAAATTCTTTCATCGTTTTAATCTCCTTTTCTCATTTTTGACTCAATTATACTTAATACCTTTTTTACTAACAACAATTCATTTATTTTTCTGTATTTAATGGTTTTTTCAGAAGTACGATTCCTGCCATTGTGATGACTGCTCCGATAACAAGTGCCACAAGGAACATCGGTGCATTTTCAATAATACCGATTACAAACAGTCCACCGTGAGGTGCTCTGGATCCACAACCAAATGCCATGGATAATGCTCCTGCTACTGCTGAGCCAACGACACAAGGTGGAATGATGCGGAGTGGATCAGATGCCGCAAACGGAATCGCTCCCTCTGTAATAAATGACATTCCCATAATGAAGTTCGTGACCGTTGTCTGCTGTTCGCTCTTTGTAAAACGATTCTTAAAAAACAGTGTTGAAAGTGCAATTCCGATTGGAGGTGTCATACCGCCGATCATAACTGCTGCCATAATATCTATCTGTCCGCTGGCGATTGCCGCTGTACCAAATACATAAGCTGCTTTGTTAAATGGACCTCCGAAGTCGATAGACATCATACCTCCAAGTACTGCACCAAGAAGAATTTTACTGGACTCTCCCATACTTGCAAGGCAGTTATTCAGCCATGTGTTAAATGCTCCGATTGGTGGATTTACGAGGAAGATCATAATCACACCCATCAGTAAAATTCCAAAGAATGGATATAACAGTACCGGTTTTGTTCCTTCTAATGATTTTGGAAGTTTCTCAAGCAACTTCTTTAACAGTAACATCAGATATCCAGCTACAAATCCGGCAATCAGTGCTCCAAAGAATCCTGATGAAACCCACTGTTCTTCCGGAAGGAAAATGGAAGTTCCTGCTTTTGCAAGAAGTCCACCGACGATACCAGGCATGAGTGCCGGTCTGTCTCCGATCGCCATGGCAATGTATCCTGCCAGAATCGGGAACATCATACCAAATGCTGTATTCCCTACTTTGTTAAAGAATGCTGCCAATGGTGTTCCACTACCAAAGCTTGAAGTTCCTGCATTCGCTCCATCTACAAGGAAGGATAATGCAATCAAAATTCCTCCACCAATGACAAATGGAAGCATGTGGGATACTCCGTTCATCAGACTCTTATAAATCTTACGGCCCAGGCTCTCATCTGCTACTTGGCCCTCTTCATCTTCACCGCCTGCGTGGTGGTATATCTTTACATTTCCACTGGTGGCTTCATTAAGAAGTTCCTCAGCCTTGCTGATTCCATTTGCCACCTTTGTCATGATGACTGGTTTGCCATCGAATCTTGCCATCTTTACATCTTTATCTGCTGCAATAATAATACAATCACAAGCTTCTATTTCCTGAGCTGTCAGCACATTTTTCGCACCACCGGAACCATTGGTCTCAACTTTAATCGTGATGCCCATTTCTTTCGCTTTATTTTCCAGACTTTCTGCCGCCATGTAAGTATGTGCGATTCCAGTCGGACATGCGGTAACTGCCAGCACCCGATATCCTGACTTTTCCGGCACTGTATGCATTACCTGCGTTTCATCTGATGTATTTTCTGAGCTTTTTTCTTCCGTCTCATACTCTTCCGGGAATCTCTTTCTCTCTGTCTCATCAATACATTTGAAAAATGCGTCTACATTTTCCGCTTCCATAAGTCCGGTTCTGAAATCCGGATCCATAAGAAGCATGGACAGACGGCTTAACACTTCCAGATGCACATTGTCTTCTGTATCCGGTGCCGCAATCAGGAAAATGAGCTTCGCCGGCTCTCCATCCAGTGAATCATAATCTACCCCGTCTTTTACGACCATAGCTGCAAGTCCCGGTGCTTTTACTGCCGCTGTCTTGGCATGTGGAATCGCAATTCCTTCTCCGATTCCTGTTGTACTTTCCTCTTCTCTTGCAAATACGCCTTTCTTATAGGCTTCCACGTCTGCCAGGTTCCCTCCGGCAGCCATAAGTGCGACCATCTTCTCGATCGCCTCCGGCTTTGATGTAACTTTGCCGTTCAGTTCTACACTTTCCCGCTTTAACAGATCTACAATCTTCATTCTTTTTCCTCCTACAATCCGTATAATTCAGGTTCCTTCTCCAACAGTTTCACTACATCTTCTTTTTCTGCCAGCCAATACTCAAATGCGCTGGCACTTCCAGTTGCAATTCCAAGTTCAAATGCTTTCTCGTAATCTCCGGTATTGAGATAACCGGTGACAAATCCTGCTACCATGGAATCTCCCGCTCCGACGGAATTAAGAACCTCTCCCTTCGGTGGTCTACCCTGGTAAACTTTTCCATGTTCATCTAAAAGAATGGCTCCATCGCCTGCCATGGAAATCAATACATTTCTTGCACCCATTTCTTTTAATTTTCCTGCATATTCGATGATTTCTTCATCTGTTTCAAGCTGAACCCCGAACATATCTCCCAACTCATGGTTGTTCGGCTTAATAAGAAATGGATGGTATTTCAGGACATTCATCAAGAGATCTTTTGTTGCGTCTACCACGATCCTGATCCCACGTCCATCAAGTCTTGCCATGATGCGTTCGTAAATGTCTTCCGGCAAGGTATTCGGAATACTTCCCGCAAGAACAAGTACATCTCCTTTGGTCAGTGCATCCAGTTTTTCGTAAAGCTTTCCGATGGCCTCTTCACTGATCCTTGGTCCCTGACCGTTGATTTCCGTCTCTTCACCGGCGTTGATTTTTACATTGATTCTGGTAAATCCGTTATCCAACTGGATAAAATCGGTATAACAGCCAAAATCGTCCAACATCTTCTCCAATGCCTCTCCGGTAAATCCTGATACAAATCCGAGTGCTTTACTCTTATGTCCCAGATTTGAAAGTACCACGGAAACATTATTCCCCTTACCTCCGGGGTAAATGTTTTCTCTCGTTGTCCGGTTGATTTTTCCAGGTTCCAATTTTTCCGCCCCGATGACATAATCCAGAGACGGGTTAAATGTCACTGTGTAAATCATCTACTTAACCTCCACGATATTTTTATATTTTTTATAAGAAGAATCTTTAAGCTCTGTTGTAAGAATCTCAGATTCTTTCATATCAGAAAATGTAATTGATGTTACCTGACCGATTTTGCTTGAATCTGCCAGTACAAAGCACTGTGCACACCGCTCCATCGCTTTTTTCTTGACCAGCGCTTCCTCACTGTCTGGTGTGGTAAGCCCCCTCTGTGGGTGAACTCCATTCGTTCCAAAAAATCCTTTTGTGAAATTGTACCGGTTCAGACTCTCCAATGCTTCCGCACCGACGATTGCCTCCGTCACACCTTTTAATTTTCCACCGATCAAAAGAACTTCATACCCCTTTTTCAAAAGCTTCTGC
The sequence above is drawn from the Dorea formicigenerans genome and encodes:
- the grdA gene encoding glycine/sarcosine/betaine reductase complex selenoprotein A, with translation MAILEGKKAIIIGDRDGIPGPAIAECVKTAGAEVVFSSTECFVUTSAGAMDLENQKRVKDFADEYGAENLVVVLGAAEGEAAGLAAETVTAGDPTFAGPLTGVQLGLTVYHVCEPEMKAEFDEAVYDEQVSMMEMVLDVDDIVSEMSAIRDEYCKYL
- a CDS encoding HPr family phosphocarrier protein is translated as MKEFKYVITDAEGIHARPATMLVKKAAGFKSDINIEAEGKKVNAKGVLGVMGLGAKKGAEITVTVDGEDEEIAAAELETFLKENL
- the ptsP gene encoding phosphoenolpyruvate--protein phosphotransferase, with the protein product MITLEGKSVFGGVAIGKIQFYKRNEITIKRTRVEDVEAEVERFRNAKAKTLELLKGLYEKALEDVGEANAMIFEAHQLMLEDPDYVESIENIIRTQDVNAEYAIGATADNFAAIFEAMDDAYMQGRAADVRDVSERLLQALSSQNETVMVMDEPVIIAADDLVPSETVQLDKEKVLSFVTMYGSANSHTAILARTMNIPAVIGLGEALKEEYDGKVAIVDGVDGKVYIDPDEETMASMQKKQKKDQEQKELLNQLKGKENVTKSGQKVNVYANIGNLADVGAVLKNDAGGIGLFRSEFLYLESDTYPTEEQQFAVYKKVAETMAGKKVIIRTLDIGADKQVDYFKLDKEDNPALGYRAIRICLTRPEIFKTQLRALYRASAYGQISIMFPMIISVAEVKKIKEIVEEVKAELRTEGAAFREDVELGIMIETPAAVMVSRELAKEVDFFSVGTNDLTQYTLAIDRQNQKLEDFYDSHHPAVLAMIRMAAESAHAEGKWIGICGELGADVTLTETFLKMGIDELSVAPGMVLKVRQKIREAE
- the trxB gene encoding thioredoxin-disulfide reductase; this translates as MSKIYDVIVLGAGPAGLAAGLYAGRSRLSVLIVEKGQDGGQISITDEIENYPGQVVDQPESGPSLIARMTEQAKKFGAERVSDTIKEVSLEGEVKVLKGEKGEYQAKNIIIATGAHARPIGCKGEAEFLGRGVSYCATCDANFFEDFEVYVVGGGDSAVEEAMYLTKFARKVTIIHRRDELRAAKSIQEKAFKNDKLHFMWDTVVEEVGGDGILSWMTVKNVKTGEVTKIEADEDDGMFGVFGFIGTIPNSDIFKGSVEMDERGYIPTDADMHTNIPGVYAAGDVRVKSLRQVVTAAADGAIAAVQVERSMA
- the pfkB gene encoding 1-phosphofructokinase — encoded protein: MIYTVTFNPSLDYVIGAEKLEPGKINRTTRENIYPGGKGNNVSVVLSNLGHKSKALGFVSGFTGEALEKMLDDFGCYTDFIQLDNGFTRINVKINAGEETEINGQGPRISEEAIGKLYEKLDALTKGDVLVLAGSIPNTLPEDIYERIMARLDGRGIRIVVDATKDLLMNVLKYHPFLIKPNNHELGDMFGVQLETDEEIIEYAGKLKEMGARNVLISMAGDGAILLDEHGKVYQGRPPKGEVLNSVGAGDSMVAGFVTGYLNTGDYEKAFELGIATGSASAFEYWLAEKEDVVKLLEKEPELYGL
- a CDS encoding TetR/AcrR family transcriptional regulator, with product MGGNNKEALQRENTIRFIEAAEELIDEHGIDNVSVRKIAEKAGFHNSTIYLYFKDVNELILLASMKHFNEYSKALARLSSKNWDSTENFYFVWRFFVESMLKNPKIYYNFFFGKHGQDFGSLFKRYYELFPEEADKLSPDLMDMYYGKNIQERCMKLLLTIKDKDNQLTSKNINMINTIIVASVKYILEQKCMEPELDSDMLTRDLMNIIEYTISK
- a CDS encoding ABC-F family ATP-binding cassette domain-containing protein, producing MNLLTMEHVTKAYTDRVLLDDVAFGINENEKIGVIGINGMGKSTLLKIVAGVEEYDSGKLSMGNTVKICYLPQTPVFGEEETVLQAAVRGIISDTDQWTMEAEAKSMLNQLGFSDYEEKMSHMSGGQKKRVALVNALLTPADILVLDEPTNHLDNAMSEWLEEYLIRFRGAILMVTHDRYFLDRVANRIVEVDHGNLYNYPGSYSEFVKLKEERQNMALATQRKRKSLLRTELEWLSRGARARSTKQKAHIDRIKAMQEMKDIQEERRVAMDSVASRMGNKTIEVSGLCKSYGDKKLIDNYEYIFLKNDRIGIIGPNGCGKSTLLKMIYGNVKPDVGTIEIGQTIRMGYFSQENEEMDGKMRVIDYVKEVGEYIQTSDGRITASQMLENFLFDGAMQWSPIEKLSGGERRRLFLLRVLMSSPNVLILDEPTNDLDIQTLTILEDYLDRFDGIIIIVSHDRYFLDRTVNRIFSFEGNGVIRQFEGGYSDYLIRKELESPESGNASASLKAQNASSGKDNSESDENENNSANSQDAWKRREKKLKFSFKEQREFDTIDEEIEVLEQKIADLDSEMMKSATNSVKLGELMVKKDETEKALEEKMDRWVYLNDLNERILNGE
- a CDS encoding PTS fructose transporter subunit IIABC, translated to MKIVDLLKRESVELNGKVTSKPEAIEKMVALMAAGGNLADVEAYKKGVFAREEESTTGIGEGIAIPHAKTAAVKAPGLAAMVVKDGVDYDSLDGEPAKLIFLIAAPDTEDNVHLEVLSRLSMLLMDPDFRTGLMEAENVDAFFKCIDETERKRFPEEYETEEKSSENTSDETQVMHTVPEKSGYRVLAVTACPTGIAHTYMAAESLENKAKEMGITIKVETNGSGGAKNVLTAQEIEACDCIIIAADKDVKMARFDGKPVIMTKVANGISKAEELLNEATSGNVKIYHHAGGEDEEGQVADESLGRKIYKSLMNGVSHMLPFVIGGGILIALSFLVDGANAGTSSFGSGTPLAAFFNKVGNTAFGMMFPILAGYIAMAIGDRPALMPGIVGGLLAKAGTSIFLPEEQWVSSGFFGALIAGFVAGYLMLLLKKLLEKLPKSLEGTKPVLLYPFFGILLMGVIMIFLVNPPIGAFNTWLNNCLASMGESSKILLGAVLGGMMSIDFGGPFNKAAYVFGTAAIASGQIDIMAAVMIGGMTPPIGIALSTLFFKNRFTKSEQQTTVTNFIMGMSFITEGAIPFAASDPLRIIPPCVVGSAVAGALSMAFGCGSRAPHGGLFVIGIIENAPMFLVALVIGAVITMAGIVLLKKPLNTEK
- the trxA gene encoding thioredoxin TrxA yields the protein MLEVDKNTFQTEVLEADGYVFVDFFGDGCVPCAALMPKVHEFADTYGDKLKFTSLNTTKARRLAIGQKILGLPVMAIYKDGEKVDELVKDDCTPETIEAMIKKYI
- a CDS encoding DUF975 family protein: MWTRELLKRNAKEIFKRNYWTCVGVSLVLAALTGGGSSVIGRIGGNNTSVSYHHYGSDYYYGDSARGFMISMVVVAVTLIVILAAVAFTIFAGNVFKIGGCSFFIKNRTMTGTFGNLLDGFKSGHYGNVVKTMFFYDLYIALWSLLLVVPGIIKSYEYRMVPYILAENPGMDSKQVFEISKRMMNGQKMETFILDLSFIGWALVAGITCGIAGVFYVTPYVNATNTELYAFNKVQAYNEGYIR